A genome region from Vulpes lagopus strain Blue_001 chromosome 7, ASM1834538v1, whole genome shotgun sequence includes the following:
- the LOC121495174 gene encoding LOW QUALITY PROTEIN: olfactory receptor 13D1-like (The sequence of the model RefSeq protein was modified relative to this genomic sequence to represent the inferred CDS: substituted 2 bases at 2 genomic stop codons) — protein sequence MHVFYEIECSNNDSIWINHKLXVKNFFTTSXSQDLEHMKMENYSVVTEFFLVGLSQYPELQLLLFMLCLIMYVIILLGNSLLIIISILDSRLHTPMYFFLGNLSFLDICYTSSFIPTMLILFRSETKSISFIGCALQMVVSLGLGCTECVLLAVMAYDRYVAICNPLRYPIIMNRVLYVHMAAWSWIIGYLISLLQTVMTMILPFCGNNVIDHITCEILALLKLICSDITINVIIMTVASIVILMLPLLLIFISYVFILSSILRINSAEGRKKAFSTCSAHLTVVILFYGSALFMYMKPKSKDTNTSDEIVVLSYGVITPMLNPIIYSLRNKEVKEAVKKVLSRHLHLLKS from the coding sequence TGGAACACATGAAGATGGAGAATTACTCAGTTGTGACTGAATTCTTTCTGGTGGGACTTTCCCAATACCCAGAGCTCCAGCTTCTTCTGTTCATGCTCTGCCTCATCATGTATGTGATAATTCTGCTGGGAAATagcctcctcatcatcatcagcATACTGGATTCTCgcctccacacccccatgtacttcttccttggGAATCTCTCATTCCTGGACATTTGTTACACATCTTCTTTTATTCCTACAATGCTCATTTTATTTAGGTCTGAAACAAAATCTATCTCCTTCATTGGCTGTGCTCTGCAGATGGTTGTCTCCCTTGGGTTAGGCTGCACTGAGTGTGTCCTCCTGGCTGTGATGGCCTATGATCGGtatgtggccatctgcaaccCACTGAGGTATCCCATTATCATGAACAGGGTGCTTTATGTGCACATGGCTGCGTGGTCCTGGATCATAGGCTATCTGATCTCCCTACTGCAAACAGTCATGACAATGATATTGCCTTTCTGTGGGAATAATGTCATTGATCATATTACCTGTGAGATCCTGGCCCTTCTTAAACTCATCTGCTCAGATATCACCATCAATGTGATTATTATGACAGTGGCAAGTATTGTTATACTGATGCTTCCTCTACTGTTAATTTTCATCTCCTATGTTTTTATCCTCTCTTCCATCCTGAGAATTAATTCTGCTGAGGGGAGAAAGAAAGCTTTTTCTACCTGCTCAGCCCACCTGACTGTGGTTATCTTGTTCTATGGTTCAGCCCTTTTTATGTACATGAAGCCCAAGTCAAAGGACACAAACACTTCTGATGAGATCGTCGTGCTGTCTTATGGCGTGATAACGCCGATGTTGAACCCCATCATTTACAGCTTGAGAAATAAGGAGGTGAAAGAGGCTGTGAAGAAAGTCCTGAGCAGACACCTACATTTATTGAAATCATGA